In Cervus elaphus chromosome 29, mCerEla1.1, whole genome shotgun sequence, a single window of DNA contains:
- the DMRTA1 gene encoding doublesex- and mab-3-related transcription factor A1 produces the protein MEQSQCGSRDRSRSGPPHLAPGLVVAAPPPPSPALPVPPGIPVPPTFLRPSSLFLRAASTAGSGGCLPPAELERGVGAVAGGYPRTPKCARCRNHGVVSALKGHKRFCRWRDCACAKCTLIAERQRVMAAQVALRRQQAQEESEARGLQRLLYPGPLGPGARSSGGSSRTETSQTASSGPATVTALGLSASRKASGLATPVFEIFQPDDVEEKQGQKESKCDSCQSGQEELGSKSHQFTLRSSPKSNDVAGKQNIRSSISENPNKDDSIQSLHPGEQSGGEESPRSLSSSDLESGNESEWAKDFTDSTASHPTVSSRPRDPLDILTKIFPSYRRSRLEGILQFCKGDVVQAIEEILNGKEHKPDTRDLANSGPLENTAFPRVSNFSLAGIGFGTLGNKSAFSPLHTTSPSYGSDSSLYSLNPRLGISPFRLAYSSPGRGLSGFMSPYLTPGLVPALPCRPALDYAFSGMIRDSSYLPIKDSVTGSRLYSRPNQSNL, from the exons ATGGAGCAGTCACAGTGTGGCAGTAGAGACCGCAGCCGCAGCGGCCCACCCCACCTAGCTCCGGGACTGGTGGTAGCGGCCCCTCCGCCCCCGTCTCCAGCGTTACCGGTACCCCCGGGGATACCCGTTCCTCCAACTTTCCTGCGCCCGTCCAGCCTCTTTCTGAGGGCAGCCTCCACCGCCGGAAGCGGAGGTTGCCTGCCGCCTGCCGAACTGGAAAGGGGGGTGGGCGCTGTGGCCGGTGGCTACCCACGGACACCCAAGTGCGCCCGTTGTCGCAACCACGGAGTGGTGTCAGCCCTCAAGGGCCACAAGCGCTTCTGCCGCTGGCGGGACTGCGCGTGTGCCAAGTGCACCCTGATCGCAGAGCGCCAGCGTGTCATGGCCGCACAGGTGGCGCTGCGCAGACAGCAGGCCCAAGAGGAGAGCGAGGCTCGGGGGCTGCAGCGGCTTCTGTACCCTGGACCCTTAGGACCAGGGGCTCGGTCATCCGGAGGCAGCAGCAGAACGGAGACTTCCCAGACAGCCTCGAGCGGCCCTGCGACGGTGACTGCTCTGGGACTGAGTGCCTCGAGAAAGGCTAGTGGTCTGGCGACCCCTGTTTTCGAAATTTTCCAGCCAGATGATGTAGAGGAAAAACAAG GACAAAAGGAGAGTAAATGTGACTCATGCCAGAGTGGACAAGAAGAACTGGGGTCTAAATCCCATCAGTTTACCCTGAGATCATCTCCTAAGTCTAATGATGTCGCTGGAAAACAAAACATCAGGTCATCTATTTCAGAAAACCCAAACAAGGATGATAGCATTCAGTCTCTTCATCCTGGGGAGCAGTCAGGAGGGGAAGAGAGTCCCAGGTCCCTGTCATCCTCTGATTTGGAATCAGGAAATGAAAGTGAGTGGGCCAAAGACTTCACTGATTCTACAGCCAGCCATCCCACTGTGTCCTCTAGACCAAGAGACCCTCTTGATATCCTTACCAAGATTTTCCCAAGTTACAGACGCAGCAGGCTAGAAGGCATTCTGCAGTTCTGCAAAGGGGATGTGGTCCAAGCTATTGAAGAGATcctaaatggaaaagaacacaAACCAGACACCAGGGACCTAGCAAATTCAGGACCATTGGAAAACACAGCTTTTCCGAGAGTTTCGAATTTTAGTTTAGCTGGAATTGGTTTTGGAACTCTAGGAAATAAATCAGCTTTCTCTCCCCTTCACACTACTTCTCCTTCTTATGGAAGTGATTCAAGTCTCTACAGCTTAAATCCTAGACTAGGTATCAGTCCATTTCGGCTGGCATATTCCTCTCCAGGGAGAGGACTGTCTGGTTTCATGTCTCCCTATCTGACTCCTGGGTTGGTACCAGCATTGCCTTGTAGGCCAGCTTTGGATTATGCTTTTTCAGGAATGATTAGGGATTCTTCTTACCTTCCCATCAAAGACTCAGTAACTGGTAGCAGACTGTATTCCAGGCCAAATCAGAGTAACCTGTAA